In a genomic window of Siniperca chuatsi isolate FFG_IHB_CAS linkage group LG1, ASM2008510v1, whole genome shotgun sequence:
- the lyve1a gene encoding lymphatic vessel endothelial hyaluronic acid receptor 1a, producing MIWLCITSVLLITLVISDQNINASHIRVFPATNQSIAGVFQVSYINDFSQHEYAFNASEARRVCLSFRVNIASKAQVQEALIRGLETCRFGWIDEHFAVIPRSRALSNCGRNQTGLVTWRASVTQKFDVFCFNETDAVTQLKDTTTDNPLSSRNNSGQTQSPSKAADSTQTLHSTSSSSLLPSSSSTPKTIDSEAEPAQFVSNAQGSAREKAILITSTCALLLIVIIILAYIKMRRSRVLSSDMKQQQEYIQTEEWTCSKNIKETKEDTQEDERIEVGDNAS from the exons ATGATCTGGCTTTGCATCACATCGGTGTTGTTGATTACTCTAGTCATCTCTGATCAAAATATTAACGCAAGCCACATCAGAG tTTTCCCAGcaacaaaccaaagtattgctGGAGTCTTCCAAGTTAGCTACATAAATGACTTCAGCCAGCATGAATATGCCTTCAATGCCTCTGAAGCTCGGAGGGTCTGCTTGTCCTTCAGAGTGAACATTGCCTCAAAAGCACAAGTACAAGAAGCTCTCATCAGAGGTTTAGAAACATGCAG GTTTGGATGGAttgatgaacattttgcagtCATTCCCCGCAGCAGGGCCCTTTCTAATTGTGGCCGTAACCAGACGGGCTTGGTGACATGGCGAGCCTCTGTTACACAAAagtttgatgtgttttgctTTAATGAAACAG ATGCGGTGACACAATTGAAGGATACAACAACTGATAACCCTTTGAGCAGCAGGAATAACTCGGGGCAAACTCAGTCTCCTTCTAAGGcagcagactccacccagaccTTGCACTCTacatcttcctcctcccttcttccttcttcctcttcaacTCCTAAAACCATAGACAGTGAGGCAGAACCAGCCCAGTTTGTCAGCAATGCACAGGGCTCTGCTAGAG AAAAGGCTATACTCATCACCTCAACTTGTGCTCTTCTCCTTATTGTAATAATCATCCTTGCATACATAAAAAT GAGAAGGAGTCGTGTTCTGAGCTCTGACATGAAACAGCAGCAAGAGTACATCCAGACAGAAGAGTGGACATGTTCGAAGAATATAAAGGAAACCAAGGAAGATACTCAGGAAGATGAAAGAATAGAAGTGGGTGACAATGcaagttaa